The Scyliorhinus torazame isolate Kashiwa2021f chromosome 7, sScyTor2.1, whole genome shotgun sequence genome has a window encoding:
- the lrrtm2 gene encoding leucine-rich repeat transmembrane neuronal protein 2: MGLHSKWPLGGPTTVALYVMSILLKMLPASGTACPQKCRCEELLFYCDSQGFQGVPDNVSHGSIGLSLRHNSFVELQNDQFTSYSQLTWLYLDHNQISVIQVDAFQGLYKLKELILSYNRIVRLANTTFSQLINLQNLDLSFNQITSLQPEQFHSLRKLQTLHLRSNSLRTIPIRVFWDCRSLEFLDISNNRLRSLARNGFAGLIKLKELHLEHNQLTKINFAHFPRLISLQTLFLQWNKISILLCGMEWTWDTLEKLDATGNEIRTIEPHVFLTMPNLKVLLMDSNKLTALDGQVVNSWKSLTHIGLSSNMWVCNKNICALATWLSNFQGRWENSMVCASPEHTQGEDILDAVHGFQICSNLSATTTQITTGYTDSTQQSETTEYGTELMSTDSGSEDTENPTIETSAEDFLEPDNTVFTHRIITGTMALLFSFFLIILVVYISRKCCPPTLRRIRHCSMMQHRRQIRHQARQPMADLSTQVPYNEYEPTHEEGALVIINGYGQCKCQQLPYKECEV; encoded by the exons ATGG GTTTGCATTCGAAGTGGCCATTGGGGGGGCCAACAACGGTGGCATTGTATGTGATGAGCATATTGTTAAAAATGCTGCCTGCCTCAGGCACAGCTTGTCCACAAAAATGCAGATGTGAGGAGCTGCTCTTTTACTGTGATTCCCAAGGTTTTCAAGGAGTACCCGATAATGTCTCCCACGGGTCTATAGGCTTGTCGCTCAGGCACAATAGTTTTGTTGAACTGCAAAATGATCAGTTTACAAGCTACAGCCAACTTACGTGGCTTTATTTAGATCACAACCAGATTTCTGTTATTCAAGTGGATGCCTTCCAAGGACTATATAAACTCAAAGAATTAATCCTCAGCTACAATAGGATTGTGCGACTGGCGAATACTACATTCAGCCAACTGATTAACTTGCAGAATCTGGACCTGTCATTTAATCAAATTACTTCTCTGCAACCAGAGCAATTCCACAGCTTACGGAAACTTCAGACACTGCACTTACGTTCAAATTCACTAAGGACCATTCCTATAAGGGTTTTCTGGGACTGCCGAAGCCTGGAGTTTTTGGATATAAGCAACAATCGCTTGCGAAGTCTGGCTCGTAATGGTTTTGCAGGATTAATCAAACTCAAGGAGCTTCACTTGGAGCACAACCAGCTGACAAAGATTAATTTTGCTCATTTCCCTCGACTAATCAGTCTCCAAACACTATTTTTACAATGGAACAAAATTAGTATCCTGTTATGTGGAATGGAATGGACTTGGGACACACTGGAAAAGCTCGACGCAACTGGAAATGAAATTAGAACAATTGAGCCTCATGTTTTCCTTACAATGCCGAACCTAAAGGTACTTCTGATGGATTCAAACAAGCTCACCGCACTGGATGGCCAGGTTGTTAACTCGTGGAAATCTCTAACCCACATCGGTCTTTCTAGTAACATGTGGGTTTGTAACAAAAATATTTGTGCCCTGGCCACCTGGCTAAGCAATTTCCAAGGTCGGTGGGAGAACTCAATGGTTTGTGCTAGCCCAGAGCACACACAAGGCGAGGACATATTAGATGCTGTTCATGGATTTCAAATCTGCAGCAATCTTTCAGCAACCACCACACAAATAACCACTGGCTATACAGACTCTACACAGCAATCAGAAACTACTGAATACGGAACAGAATTAATGTCTACCGACTCTGGTTCAGAGGATACTGAAAATCCAACTATAGAAACATCTGCTGAAGACTTCCTTGAGCCCGATAATACTGTCTTTACGCACAGGATAATAACTGGAACAATGGCTCTATTGTTCTCTTTTTTCCTCATTATCCTGGTGGTGTACATTTCACGGAAATGCTGCCCCCCTACCCTAAGACGAATAAGGCATTGCTCCATGATGCAACATCGGAGGCAAATTCGCCACCAAGCCAGGCAGCCCATGGCAGATTTATCTACACAAGTACCCTATAATGAATATGAGCCCACCCACGAGGAAGGTGCACTGGTGATCATAAATGGTTATGGACAATGCAAATGTCAGCAGCTGCCTTATAAAGAATGTGAAGTATAA